ATCGGAAGGCTCAATTTTTTCTAAAGGTTCAACTAGACCTGAAATGCTATCCATAAGTGCGGGGAAGCTATGATTATCCACCGGCGCCTCTGTTTTTTTCTTCTTCAGGAGTTTCTTAAAAAGTTTGCCTTTCTTCTGGGCGGATTTTTTCACGGGCAGACTAAAAAAGGAAGGATTTTCTTCAATTTTCCTTTCTGCGAATAAAGCTTCATCCATAACGGCTCCATTCGCTGCTGCCTGAAGGATGATTCCTTTTGCTCTTTGGGCAGGAACCCGAGGATCGATAAAAATGCTCACAATTCCATATCGAAGAAAAGCCAGGAAGAATAGACTCGCATAATATTCATCCTCTACGGAGAGGACAATCCGATCTCCTTTTTTCAATCCTCTTTGCTGGAAAAGCTGGTGAAGTTTATCTATGTCTGTGAGTAAGGTCTGATAGGTATATTTTTTACCGCCTATTTGTGCAAAGACTTTTTTGCTTAACTGAGGTCCTTGCAGGCTTTCAAATAGATCAGTGATATTGTTGTATGGCATGTAATAATTCTTTTTCTGATAGTTTTCCGTTTTCTGAATAGGGGAGCTGTGGGAGGAAATAGATTCGACGGGGAAGCTTGCGCTCTCCCAATTGGGTCCGGAGATTCTGTTGCAATTCTGCACGAAAGGAAGCGGGGTCCATGTCAGGATTTCTCAGGACTATACAGGCTGCAATTTTCTCTGCATCTTCTTCCTCATACGCATAGCAAATGACGTCTTCAACTTGCTCCTGTGTGCCAATTGCATCCTGGATTTCTTTGAGATAAACGACTTCTCCGCTGGAGATTTTTACAATATTTCTGATCCGGCCCAGGAGTTGAATATTACCAGCTTCTGTATAGCGAGCCCGGTCATGGGTATAAAACCATCCGTCCCGGATTACTTCTGCTGTTTTCTCCGGCATAGCCAGATAGCCCTGCATAATATTCTCGCTGTAGATACGAAGTTCTCCTTCTTCTCCTTTAGCTACTGGCTTTCCTGATTCATCGACGATTTGTGCTATACAATCAATGGGTTTTCCAATGCTATCGTTGAGTAGGTTTTCTTCCAAAGGATTTTGGGAAATGCAAATCCCGGTGGTTTCCGTTAAGCCATAATAGTTGAGAATATCTTTGTCAAAAGCTGATTTAAAATCCTTTCTCAGAGATTGACTCAAGGCATTTCCGGTACAAATCAGAGATCGAATGCTATCCAGTTGACCTCTGATTTTTTCGGCATACTTGGCAAATTGATGAAGTAAGGCAGGATTGCTACTTAAGACTGTAGCTTTACTCTCTTCTACTGCCTCAGCGATTCCGAATAAATTACCCATCGTGTTTGACCCGGGAAGCACTACGCTTGCTCCTACATGTAAGGGTGCTATAACGGTATTTCGCAAACCACTCATACTTTCCAGACCTCCAATCGCTAAAAGCCGATCTTCTTCTTCCCATTGAAAAGTCTCTGTGATCAGTCTGCCACTTCTGAAAAGATTTCCATGCGAAAGCTGAACACCTTTGGGCATACCGGTTGATCCCGAAGTGAATAAAATGACCGCTTTATCTTTAGACTGAACCTCTACTTCTGATAATTCTTCATCCTCAATTTCTTCCAGCCAATCTTCGAAGTACAAAGCATCTTCAGCCTGCTCTTCTTCATCAAAAAGAATGATTGAACTTTCCCCAAAAAATGATCCTTTCTCCTGGTAAAGCTTTTCAGTCAGGAAAACCCGTTTTGCATCTGTCAATTTCAGGATGTGTTCGATTGTTTCCTGAGGCAAATGCCCGCCAATCGGAGCAACAACAATCCCTAATTGCATACAAGCCCAGTATAGCATGACTGCTTCCGTATGAATATTGCCTGCAATAATGACATTATCGCCTTTTTTCAAACCAGAGGCATGCAAACCAAGCATGATCATTTCGACTACTTCTTCGCAGTCTTCATAGGTAAATTCACTTTCATCCTCCAGAGAGATGAGTGCATGTTTTTCCGGGAAGGCTTTGACAGCATGTTGCCACAAAGACTTTAGATTTTGCTGTGTTTCCGGAACCAAATACTCCTGAGACATCAGGTGGTATTGTAAACGGGTAGCTTCTCTGGAAACGGGCAATACCTGTAGCATCCCCAGCTTTTCAAGTTTTTCCAGCTCTGCATATAGCTCTTCCTTACTACAGCCGATGCGTTCCTGCATCTCTTTCACCGAATAAGCATGCGTGGCCAAATAGGTGATTTGAGTTGCAAGTAAGGAAAGCTCGAAATTATCCAGGGCTTTGATTCGCTCAATATAAATAGGATGTCTATCCAGCAAATAGCCTACTGATCCATTGAGATAGTCGTGGTCTACTTCTACTTTTTGGTGATGCAAGTCAATATTCAGAAGCAGATTGATGATGACAAAACAATCCTCTATCGAATCCAGGTCTTTCATAGAGAAAGCTGACAAAGAATCGCCTTCCCATGCTTTTGGTAGAACTGCTATCAAAGAATTATAATCGGTTTGATCCGGGGTCGATATCAAAGGGATTTCAGCTAGTGCATGGATTTCATTTGCTGCGAACATATAGGGTTCGGAGAAGACATATCCTTTCCAATTGCTTTCATCCGGAAAAAGGGAAAAGGCACGATCATAATCCATTCCATGCATCTGCTTGCAGCCTCTTTCAAACCAGGGCTCCGGCTCATTATTGGTGAGATGGACATGAGGGAAAATAATAGCGCCCTCATCCTTAACCACCCGCATCAATTCCTTTAATAGTAAGCCTTGATTAAAGCGATGGAAGGTATCCAAACCGACTGAGAATGCGATGCTATTATCAGCCAATGGCAAAGGCTCATCCAGATCGCAAAACATTACACGGATGTTATCTCTTTCCTGTAACCAGAAGTTGTAGCCTTTATAGCCCAGAACGTCCTTATTCCCTTCCCAGGTGGTAAGAATTTCATTCTCCGGAAAGAGACCCGCTAATAGGGCAGTGATCCATCCCGAACGGTCCCAGAGATTAAGGATAGTATCTCCTTTTTTTACAGTGGCTCTGAGTTTTTTAAAGAAAGGATACAAAGCTTTGGAAGCTTCATTGAAGGGTTGAAAGCAGGCGTACATATCATAATTGGGACGCCGGGCTTTTTGTTGCAGAAATATTTCATACTGCAGTTGATTTCCCAGGAGCTTTTCCAGTTTTTGGAATTTATTTCCCAAAACCTGGCCGGGAAACATATCAGATTCATTAAAAAAATAGAGCTTGTCAATGATGGGAACAAAGTGCGGATGGCTCTTCCCTTGCAGGAAGCTGCGCTTTTTTCCATCAATCGATTCCGATTGATGTGAATATAGGGCGTTCAACATACAGTCAATTCTAAAACGTTCAATGGCATGAGAAAAGAGCGGCAAGCAGCAAGGTATATCCAAACACTATACCCTTCTGTTTCTGAGAAGAAGGGGAGGAAATGTCTTTGGAATATCTCTACAATAAAGTAATTGACAAGCGCGGAGTAAACATGCTGCGCCTTGCTGGTAGAAAATCCTGTATGGATGGTTTAATTTGTAGGCTTGGCCCAGTAAACACGGGTTTCAAAAGTCCCTCCGGGAATTACCCGATCCAATTTCAGCCAGCTTTGTGCCTCAAAAACTTCCTTATGGACGGGCATATAGTAGATGATCTGAATAGCCCGTGGATTTCTTTGAAGAGAGTCTTCAATATTTCCCAAAACCGTATTCAAAACTTTGCCGGGAAAAGGATGAAAGAGGTAAAAGTGAGAGAAACGATCTATGTCATGAAAATCTCGGGCATCAGACTCATATATTGAGAGATGTTGGCTTTCCAGAAGAAAGAAATTCTTTTTAGCAATACTTACGAGAAAGGGTGAAACTTCAACTCCCGCAACTTCCTCGAACCCAAATTCATCCAGAATAAGCATGGCTGCCCCTTTGCCCGATCCATAATCAAGAATACGATCACTCGGTTTAATCTTTAGTTGAGTAAAGGTATTCCTCAAGTCCTTTCGCTCGCTAGGTGCATAATAGATTTCTTCTCCGAATTCCTCCAGGCCCAGGGTCTTATTGTCTACAGAAGGTGTAATATCGAGGCCCGCAAATTTCTCCCGAAGAATCCTGAGATTCCTGCTGATTTTTGCAAGTAGATTTTGGGAACTATAATGGTCCAGGGCCTTATTCATACCATTTCTTGAATACTCAATCAATGAAAAAAAATCCAACTCAACAAATAATGTAACTGACTATATAGGAAATTTTATATAATCTCAGCCTGTAAAGAATTCGATTTCTCTATTTTCTAATATAAAAAAGCTATAGCTTTTTGGCTCAATTGACCTCAAAAATCCTTAATTCCCAAAAAATATCTCTTCCATGTCCTATTGTTCGAAACTCATTCCTCAGTAGGTGGAATTTTATTAGAAACATTCAAAATCTGATCTAGGCCTGAGCTTTTAAATACTCTATGACTGCTTTTTTATAACTCGCACCTATCGGGATTTCTATATCTCCAATCTCTATATCATGATGAGTAAAGGCTGAAATCATCGAACTGTTTACGATGTAGGAGCGATGAATACGAATGAAGGCCTCCGGTAAGAGTTTTTCATAGCGACTGATGGTGTCCTTGGAAATGATGTTTTTGCCGGTTGTGTGTATACGCACATAATCCTTGATACTTTCGATATAAAGAATTTGATCCAGATAAACTTTTACATGCTTTTTATCGGCATACACATAAATAGATCCACGTGGTTTTTCCAGTCCTTCGCTGCTTTCTTTTACTTCCTCTTTCTGATTTAATTTCAGGTATTTATTGACAGACTTAAAGAAACGTCCGAAAGAGATGGGTTTCAATAAATAATCCAGGACTTCAATCTCATAACCTTCAATGGCATATTCTCTGAATGCAGTTGTAAGGATTACCTGAGGAGGATTAGAAAGAGAGCGAATAAATTCAATCCCATTCATTTGAGGCATTTCCACATCCAGAAAAACAAGGTCAACCGCTTCTCGGTTCAGGACTTCAAATGCTTTCATACTATCCTGACAACTTGCCACAAGATGAAGTTGAGGGATCTGTTTTACATAATCCTCGATCACCTCAGCTGCCAAAGGTTCATCATCTACAATCAGGCATTTTATGGGGCTCTTCATATCTCGTGTTTAAAGGTCTATATGTAGGATTACGCTATAGGAATCTTTCTGGTCTTCGATGATCATCCTATGCCGTTCCGGATATTGCAAACTCAGCTGCCGTTTCAAGTTTTTTATACCAATTCCTTTACCTCCTGAGTCTCTGGAAGAGAGAATTTTTGATTTGGAATTGAAAACCCGGAAAGAAAGCAGCTTATCAGTAAGCGTCAGATTTATCCGGATTAAAGGATCACCATCTTTGGTAGTCATCACATATTTGAAAGCGTTTTCTACAAGACTGATCAAAAGGAGGGGAGCAATTTGCACTTCGGTATCCTCTATCTTCTGGTCCAGTAAGATCATGAGGCTATCCTTATACCGCAAACTCTGAAGATCTGCATAACTCTCGATCAACTCCCATTCTTTTATAATAGGTACCCTTGGCTGATTGCATTCATAGATGGTATAGTCGAGGATCTCCGACAACTTCATAACCATATCCGCCGTTTGCTCTGATCCACTTTTCGCTAATGCATAAATATTGTTGAGGGTATTGAAAAGGAAGTGGGGATTCATTTGTGCCTTGAGGAAGTTGAGTTCTGCCATGCTTTTTTCACGCTCAAGGCTGATGAGTTTATTCTCCTGCTGAAATCTTTCTTTCATCATCTTCAGTAGAAAGAGAAGTACGGCTGGCAAATAAACAGATACCATATATACCTTGATCAGATAGACAGCGTCTGTGATCACTTCCCAGACCGATTCCTCATAACTTTCAAAATTGATGAGGGGTTCAGCGATATGGATAATGGAAAGTCGGGCCAATGCAGAGAGTCCATAGGCGATCAATGCCAGACTGACAAAAAATAGCAACCAGCGACCCTTATACAATAGTTTCGGAATGAGATAATAGATCAAGGAATAGGCAGCCAGCATCTGAACCGGCAGAATACTAAGCATATTGATCAGATTATCTTTAAAGCTACTTCCTAACAGGCTGCCATGATATGCCAGTAAAAGGATTACAAGAACCCAAAAACCCAGATGATAGATAAACCTGGGGATGGAATCAATCCTACTGATATTGGAGTTATGAAGTGATAGCGAGTAAGCCATGAATGCAAAATACAGCCAAAATAGCTTATGTTTTTACTTTGTCGACGAATACCGGAATAATGACAATGAAAAGCTGAATTAGTGAGCTAAATATGCTTCGTCCTCATAAAATGCCTGTCTATCGATGGCTGCTTTGTCTTGATCTTATTTCTCCCATTCCTATCAAATCTTCCTGCATCTTTGGATCGTAGCTCAATTCAATAATTCTATATACAATGAAAAATCAGGTCATCTTTCTACTGCTGGGCATCTTCTGTAATGCTCTCCTTGCTCAAAACAATTGTGGCAAACTCCTCAAAGCGGTAGAAGAAAATAATATCTCCGCCGTCCGCAGCCTGCTGAATAGTGCAGATGTAGATTGTGTGTATGAGAAAAGTAATCCTCGTACAGCTCTGGTCATGGCAGCCCGGGAAGGACATAAAGAAATAGTCGAACTCCTTATTAGCAAAGGAGCAAAGGTGAGCTTTCATCACAAACATGATGAAACGCCTTTGATGGCAGCATCCGGAAGTGGAATGGGGGCGATGGTTGATCTTATGATCAAAAAAGGAGCAGATGTAAATGAAGAGGAGAGAGGAGACGGAACAGCTCTGATCCTCGCTGCTCGACACGGCCACCTATCTATCGTCAAAAAACTTCTAAACCTGGGAGCAAAAATCAATGTCCTTAGCACAGGAGATGGGAGCGCACTCATCAATGCAGTCGCCGGAGGACATCCCCAGGTAGTCAAATACCTGCTCGAAAATGGAGCCAATCCCAATCTCGGAAATATCGCAGATGGTTATCCGCTGGAGATTGCGCTCAATAAAGGAGATGATGAGATGATTCGCTTGCTGACGGCTAAAGGAGGTAGCAATAAAGGAGAATATGATCGTTACGATGACGATGACGAGTATGATGATGAGGATGACGAAGATGATTATGAATATGAGGATGACGAACAAGACGAAGAAGGATTGTTGAATGCCTCATCACAAGATCAGTTGGAATGGGTGAAAAAGATGGTAGAAGGGGGTGCGGATGTGAATAAAAAGTATTACGGAGACGGCACACCTTTGATTATAGCTGTGAGAATTGGAAATATGGAGGTCGTGAAATACCTGGTCGAACAG
The nucleotide sequence above comes from Bacteroidia bacterium. Encoded proteins:
- a CDS encoding LytTR family DNA-binding domain-containing protein, whose amino-acid sequence is MKSPIKCLIVDDEPLAAEVIEDYVKQIPQLHLVASCQDSMKAFEVLNREAVDLVFLDVEMPQMNGIEFIRSLSNPPQVILTTAFREYAIEGYEIEVLDYLLKPISFGRFFKSVNKYLKLNQKEEVKESSEGLEKPRGSIYVYADKKHVKVYLDQILYIESIKDYVRIHTTGKNIISKDTISRYEKLLPEAFIRIHRSYIVNSSMISAFTHHDIEIGDIEIPIGASYKKAVIEYLKAQA
- a CDS encoding sensor histidine kinase; translation: MAYSLSLHNSNISRIDSIPRFIYHLGFWVLVILLLAYHGSLLGSSFKDNLINMLSILPVQMLAAYSLIYYLIPKLLYKGRWLLFFVSLALIAYGLSALARLSIIHIAEPLINFESYEESVWEVITDAVYLIKVYMVSVYLPAVLLFLLKMMKERFQQENKLISLEREKSMAELNFLKAQMNPHFLFNTLNNIYALAKSGSEQTADMVMKLSEILDYTIYECNQPRVPIIKEWELIESYADLQSLRYKDSLMILLDQKIEDTEVQIAPLLLISLVENAFKYVMTTKDGDPLIRINLTLTDKLLSFRVFNSKSKILSSRDSGGKGIGIKNLKRQLSLQYPERHRMIIEDQKDSYSVILHIDL
- a CDS encoding class I SAM-dependent methyltransferase, with translation MNKALDHYSSQNLLAKISRNLRILREKFAGLDITPSVDNKTLGLEEFGEEIYYAPSERKDLRNTFTQLKIKPSDRILDYGSGKGAAMLILDEFGFEEVAGVEVSPFLVSIAKKNFFLLESQHLSIYESDARDFHDIDRFSHFYLFHPFPGKVLNTVLGNIEDSLQRNPRAIQIIYYMPVHKEVFEAQSWLKLDRVIPGGTFETRVYWAKPTN
- a CDS encoding class I adenylate-forming enzyme family protein, which produces MLNALYSHQSESIDGKKRSFLQGKSHPHFVPIIDKLYFFNESDMFPGQVLGNKFQKLEKLLGNQLQYEIFLQQKARRPNYDMYACFQPFNEASKALYPFFKKLRATVKKGDTILNLWDRSGWITALLAGLFPENEILTTWEGNKDVLGYKGYNFWLQERDNIRVMFCDLDEPLPLADNSIAFSVGLDTFHRFNQGLLLKELMRVVKDEGAIIFPHVHLTNNEPEPWFERGCKQMHGMDYDRAFSLFPDESNWKGYVFSEPYMFAANEIHALAEIPLISTPDQTDYNSLIAVLPKAWEGDSLSAFSMKDLDSIEDCFVIINLLLNIDLHHQKVEVDHDYLNGSVGYLLDRHPIYIERIKALDNFELSLLATQITYLATHAYSVKEMQERIGCSKEELYAELEKLEKLGMLQVLPVSREATRLQYHLMSQEYLVPETQQNLKSLWQHAVKAFPEKHALISLEDESEFTYEDCEEVVEMIMLGLHASGLKKGDNVIIAGNIHTEAVMLYWACMQLGIVVAPIGGHLPQETIEHILKLTDAKRVFLTEKLYQEKGSFFGESSIILFDEEEQAEDALYFEDWLEEIEDEELSEVEVQSKDKAVILFTSGSTGMPKGVQLSHGNLFRSGRLITETFQWEEEDRLLAIGGLESMSGLRNTVIAPLHVGASVVLPGSNTMGNLFGIAEAVEESKATVLSSNPALLHQFAKYAEKIRGQLDSIRSLICTGNALSQSLRKDFKSAFDKDILNYYGLTETTGICISQNPLEENLLNDSIGKPIDCIAQIVDESGKPVAKGEEGELRIYSENIMQGYLAMPEKTAEVIRDGWFYTHDRARYTEAGNIQLLGRIRNIVKISSGEVVYLKEIQDAIGTQEQVEDVICYAYEEEDAEKIAACIVLRNPDMDPASFRAELQQNLRTQLGERKLPRRIYFLPQLPYSENGKLSEKELLHAIQQYH
- a CDS encoding ankyrin repeat domain-containing protein; the protein is MKNQVIFLLLGIFCNALLAQNNCGKLLKAVEENNISAVRSLLNSADVDCVYEKSNPRTALVMAAREGHKEIVELLISKGAKVSFHHKHDETPLMAASGSGMGAMVDLMIKKGADVNEEERGDGTALILAARHGHLSIVKKLLNLGAKINVLSTGDGSALINAVAGGHPQVVKYLLENGANPNLGNIADGYPLEIALNKGDDEMIRLLTAKGGSNKGEYDRYDDDDEYDDEDDEDDYEYEDDEQDEEGLLNASSQDQLEWVKKMVEGGADVNKKYYGDGTPLIIAVRIGNMEVVKYLVEQGADVDLDIRGDGSPLIVAAARGDQAIISYLLSKGADIDKGVKGDGNPLIAAVEYGHEDIVVYLLDKGADVNYEITGDETPLIRACAEGNLELVKLLVARGADVNKSSREVYNLNSRLYTPLKVARKGGYSDIVAYLLDKGAKND